The Pseudarthrobacter sp. BIM B-2242 region ACGATGACGTCCCCGCGTTTCCGCTATTTTTCAGTGTTAGATCCACCAAAAATCGCCCACCAAGGAGCACATCCATGGCGCTTATCGATGCCATTCACGCCCGCGAAATCCTCGATTCCCGCGGCAACCCCACCGTAGAAGTTGAAGTACTGCTCTCCGACGGCCAGATCGGCCGCGCAGCAGTCCCCTCCGGCGCCTCCACCGGCGAGCACGAGGCTGTTGAGCTCCGTGACGGCGACAAGGGCCGGTACCTCGGCAAGGGCGTCCAGAAGGCAGTTGACGCTGTCATCGACCAGATCGCTCCTGCCCTGATCGGCTTTGACGCCACGGACCAGCGCAGCATCGACCAGGCCATGATCGACCTGGACGGCACGCCCAACAAGGGCAAGCTCGGCGCCAACGCCATCCTGGGCGTTTCCCTTGCCGTGGCCAACGCAGCCGCCGCGTCCGCGGACCTGCCCCTGTACAAGTACCTCGGCGGCCCCAACGCGCACGTCCTGCCCGTTCCGCTGATGAACATCCTCAACGGCGGTTCCCACGCGGACTCCGACGTCGACATCCAGGAATTCATGATCGTCCCGATCGGCGCGGAGACCTTCTCCGAAGGCCTGCGCTGGGGCGTTGAGGTTTACCACAACCTCAAGTCCGTCCTGCAGGCCAAGGGCCTCTCCACCGGCCTGGGCGACGAGGGCGGCTTCGCGCCGAACCTGCCGTCCAACCGCGCGGCGCTGGACCTGATCCAGGAAGCCATCACGAACGCCGGCTACACCCCGGGCAAGGACATCGCCCTGGCGCTGGACGTCGCCTCCTCCGAGTTCTTCAAGGACGGCGCCTACCAGTTCGAGGGCAAGGCACTGTCCGCCACCGAGATGAGCGCCTACTACGCCGAACTCGTTGCCGACTACCCGCTGGTGTCCATCGAAGACCCGCTGGACGAAAACGACTGGGAGGGCTGGAAGACCCTCACCGACACCATCGGTGACAAGGTCCAGCTGGTGGGCGATGACCTCTTCGTCACCAACCCGTCCATCCTGCAGCGCGGCATCGACACCAAGACGGCCAACTCCCTGCTGGTCAAGGTCAACCAGATCGGTTCGCTGACCGAAACCCTGGACGCCGTTTCCCTGGCCCAGCGTGCCGGCTTCACCACCATCACCTCGCACCGCTCCGGCGAAACCGAGGACACCACCATTGCTGACATCTCCGTTGCCACCAACGCGGGACAGATCAAGACCGGTGCCCCGGCCCGCTCCGAGCGCGTGGCCAAGTACAACCAGCTGCTGCGCATCGAAGAAGAACTCGACGACGCCGCACGCTACGCCGGCCGCAGCGCGTTCCCGCGTTTCAAGGGCTAGTAGCCGCGTAAACCACTGACCGGTGGCTATGGTTGAAAGACCATAGCCACCGGTTTTTGTTTCGGCCTGCTGCTGGCAGGGCACTTGTGCCAGCAGCAGCCATTTGTTTCAGCGCCAGAGTTGCGGTCCGGAGGCAGACCGCACGTTTCAGGAGTGTCATGGCTACCCGCCGTCCCAAAGTTCCCAAGGCCGCTTCCACGCGCAAGTCCGCATCGGACCACGCCGGGGAGGCAGCCGGCACGGCTGACATCATTCGCGCCGACTTTGGCGGGACGCAAAGCGGTGCGGGAATCGGCAGCGCCCACACCAAAGCCACGCCGCCGAGTGGGACCCCGGCCAAGGGCTCGAGGGGCGCGGCAGCCACCAGAGGCACACCGGCGAAAGACCCGCCCGCCGCCAAAGCCCGGGGGAGCGCTTCTGCCGGCGGAACCACAAAAGGCGGGGACGCGCAGGACCACGCCCAGCCAATACCCGCCAAGGCATTCTCCGGACGCATGCTGGCACTCGCTGTCGTCATGATTGCCATCACCATCATGCTCGCTCCCACCGTCAAGATCTTCTTCGACAAACGCGCCGAGCTCGCCGCCCTCAGCGACGATATCGCCGCCCGCCAGGTGGAGGGGGACAGGCTGCGCCAGCAGATCTCGCGCTGGCAGGATCCCAACTATGTGAAACAGCAGGCCCGCGACCGCATTAACATGGTTATGCCGGGCGAAACCGGCTACTGGGTCTTCGGCAGCGAACTGCCGGCCGGAACCGGCAGTAGCCAGAACGCCGCAGCAGCGCAAGACCCCGCCGATCTGCCGTGGGTGGATTCCCTGTGGGAGTCCGTCCGGCGCGCGGCCACAGACTGAACCACCAGAGGAAGGATGGCCGCGCCAGTGGAAGCACGTACGGCACCTGAGCCGGAGAAATCCTGCCAGCCATCAGCACATGATCTTGAAGTACTCAGCAGGCAACTGGGACGGCCGGTGCGCGATGTCGTCGAAATCCCGGCGCGTTGCGTATGCGGCAACCCTTTGGTGGCTGCCACCGCACCGCGGCTGGGGAACGGCACGCCTTTCCCCACCACGTTCTATCTGACCCACCCGGTGATCACCTCTGCAGTCTCGCGGCTTGAAGCTGCCGGGCTGATGAACGAGATGAATGAGCGGCTCACCGCGGATGAGCCGCTGGCCGCTGCCTACCGTGCCGCGCACGAGGACTACCTCGCCGCCCGGGCCGGCATCGGCGAGCGGGCGGGCATAGGGGCGGTCCCGGAAATCGACGGCATCTCCGCCGGAGGCATGCCCACGCGCGTCAAGTGCCTGCATGTACTGGTGGGGCACTCCCTGGCTGCCGGGCCAGGCGTGAACCCCCTGGGCGACGAAGCCATCGCCGGCATCAGCGAATGGTGGACGGCAGACCGCTGCTACTGCGCGGGCGCCTGGGACACTGCCGGGGAAGCACCCTCCCGGGACCTGAGCCGGCACGGACCGCAGGGCCTGCCGGACATCGTGGGCCGTCCCGCCCCGGTCCGCAGAACCGCCGGCGCGCCGGAAGCCGGTTCGTGACCCGCGTCGCCGCCATTGACTGCGGCACCAACTCCATCCGCCTGCTCATCGCCGATGTGGACCGCAGCAACGGGACGGCCAAACTGACCGACGTGGTCCGCGAAATGCGTGTTGTCCGGCTGGGCCAGGGCGTGGATGCCACAGGTGAGCTGGCCCCGGAGGCGCTGGAGCGCACGTTCGCGGCCACGGCCGACTACGCCGCGCTGATCCGCGAACACGGCGCGGAGTCTGTACGTTTTGTGGCCACCTCGGCCAGCAGGGATGCCCGCAACCGCCATGTTTTTGTGGACGGAATCCGGGACCTGCTGGGCGTCGAGCCGGAGGTCATTTCCGGCGACGAAGAGGCCGCCCTGTCCTTCGCAGGGGCAAGCAGCGTCCTGCCTATCCACGACGGCGATCAGGTCCTGGTGGTTGATCTCGGCGGCGGAAGCACTGAGTTCGTCCTCGGCACCCCCAACGGTGTCACAGCCGCCAAGTCGGTGGACATCGGCTGCGTCCGCCTGACGGAACGGCACCTGCACAGCGACCCGCCAACTGCGGAACAGATCGCCGCCGCAGAGGCCGACGTCGACGCCGCCATCACCCGCGCGGGGGTGGACGTTCCGCTGGAACGCGCCACCGCCGTCGTCGGCGTTGCAGGCTCCATTACCACCATTACAGCCCATGCCCTTCGCCTGCCGGAATACTCCCCGGCGGCGATCCATGGAGCTGAACTGCCGATTGCCACCATCACCGCAGCCGCCGCCGACCTCCTGGCCATGACCAGGGCAGAACGTGCCGGCCTGCCGTACATGCACCCGGGCAGGGTGGACGTGATGGGTGCCGGCGGGCTGGTGTGGGGCCGGATCCTGGAGCGGCTGCAGTCACTCAGCGCGGGGCGGATCGTCACAGCCACTGCCAGCGAACACGATATTCTTGATGGTATTGCCCTGAGCCTCAACTGATTCCGGGCATCAGCGCACCAACAGGGGGAGCCGCATGACCAGAGCAACAGCCCGGTTCCACCGGACCGCCTCGGCACTCCTGGCGATGGCCCTCGCAAGCGTCAGCCTGGCCGCCGGACTGGCGTTCGCGCCCGCCGCACAGGCCGACGAGGTACGGGATAAGCAGCACTGGCTGGCTGAGTCCGGAATCACCAAGGCCTGGGAGGTTTCCAAGGGTGCCGGCGTTAAGGTCGCAGTGATCGACAGCGGCGTGGACGCCGGACACCCCGACCTCAAGGGCGCTGTCACCGGGGGTTACGACGCCTCGGGCGCCGGCACGGCCAACGGACAGAAAATCCTTGGCATCAAACCCGAACACGGCACGCTGGTGGCCACCATGCTGGCGGGGCGCGGCCACCAGCCGGCCACCCCGTCGGCTTCACCGAGCCCGTCTGCCTCGCCCGTCGGCCCGGACGGCATTGTGGGGGTGGCACCGGAGGCGGAAATCCTGTCGGTCTCCACCTGGCTGGGTTCGGCCAATCCTGCAGGAAAGAACGATCAGGACCAGATTCCCGAGGCTGTCCGCTGGGCAGTGGACAACGGAGCCAGGGTCATCAACATCTCCCTGGGCAGCACCACTCCGCAGTGGCCCCAAAGCTGGGACGCGGCCTTCCTTTACGCCGAGCAAAAAGACGTTGTGATCGTTGCCGCGGCCGGAAACAGGATAGGCGGCAACCTGCAGGTGGGCGCGCCCGCCACCATTCCCGGCGTCCTGACAGTGGCCGGGCTGGACCGCAAGGGGGCGGCGAGCGTCGACTCATCCTCTCAGGGCATCAGCATCGGTGTGGCGGCGCCGGCGGAGAACCTCCTCGGCGGACTCCCCGGCGGCGGCTATGCCGAATGGGCGGGCACCTCCGGGGCGGCCCCCATCGTGGCCGGCGTTGCGGCCCTGATCAGGTCCAAGTGGCCCGACATGAGCGCCAAACAGGTCATCAACAGGATCGTCAGCACAGCCAAGGACGCCGGCCCTGCGGGAAAGGACCCGCTGTACGGCTTCGGTGTACTCAATGCCGAGGCTGCCCTGAAGGACACTGTCGCAGAAGCGGCAGTCAACCCGCTCGGCTCCATTTCCGACTGGATCCGGGTCCACCGGCGCGGGAACCTGGCCACCCCGGCCCCCGTCCCCAGCTCTGAAGTGGCGAGCGCCATCCCCACGCTGCCCGATCCCACGGTGCCCGTGGCGAAGGCGCCGTCCCAGCGGGACAGCGCCATAGGCGGCGCCGTCGTCATCGGTTCCGCCCTGCTGTTTGTGGCGGTCATCACCGCGGCCGCGTTCCAGCTGCGCAGAGCGGCCCGGGACCCCGGATTAGCGGGCGAAGACCCGGATACCGGAGTCGTCGATACGGTCGAATCCGGCGGCAAACGCAGTTAGTGAAGATTTTCACAAAGTGCTGTACTCTTAAATCATGGCAACCACCCCAGAGCTCCAGGACCGTCCCAGGGTACTCGTCGTCGGCGGCGGGTACGTCGGCCTGTACGTAGCACTCAAACTGCAGAAGAAGATCGCGAATGCCGGTGGCATCGTCACCCTCGTGGATCCACTGCCTTACATGACTTACCAGCCCTTCCTGCCCGAGGTTGCCGGCGGCAACATCGAGGCCCGCCACGCAGTGGTCTCCCACCGCCAGCACCTCAAGCAGACTGAACTTATCCAGGGCAGCGTCACCTCGATCGACCACGCCAACCGCACCGCCGTTGTGGCGCCCGCGGACGGCGGAGGGCACATCGAGATCCCTTACTTTGACATCGTGGTGGCCGCAGGCGCCATCACCCGCACCTTCCCCATCAAGGGACTCGCGGATAAGGGCATCGGCCTGAAAACCATCGAAGAGGCCGTAGCCCTGCGCAACAAGGTCCTCGAGCGGATCGAAGCTGCGTCCACCATCACGGACCCCGCCGCCCGCGCCAAGGCCCTGACCTTCGTTGTGGTGGGTGGCGGCTTCGCCGGCATCGAATGCATCACCGAAATGGAAGACCTGGCCCGCGCCGCGGTCAAGAACAACCCGCGCATCAAACAGGAGGAAGTCCGCTTCGTCCTGGTTGAGGCCATGGGCCGCATCATGCCCGAGGTCACCGCACCCCAGGCCGAATGGGTTGTGGAGCACCTCCGCAGCCGCGGCATCGAGGTCCTGCTGAACACCTCACTGGACAGCGCCGAAGGCAGCCTCAAGCTCATCAACCTCCCGGACAAGACCCTTGCCCAGGAATTCGAAGCGGACACGCTCGTCTGGACTGCCGGTGTACAGGCCAACCCGATGATCCGTTCCTCCGACTTCCCGCTGGAACCGCGCGGCCGCGTCCGCGTCCTGCCGGACCTTCGCATCGCCGGTGATGAAGGCATCATCGAGAACGCCTGGGCCGCCGGCGACATCGCCGCCGTGCCCGACCTCACGGGCAGCGGCCTGCCGGACGGCACCTGCGTCCCGAACGCCCAGCACGCCCTGCGCCAGGCCAAGCGCCTCGCCAAGAACCTTTGGGCTTCCCGCTGGGAGAAGCCGCTGAAGGACTACAAGCACAAGAACCTTGGTGCTGTGGCCGGCTTCGGCGAGTGGAAGGGTGTTGCCAACATCAGCCTCGTCGGCCGCATCGGCCTGAAGGGCCCGCTGGCATGGCTTGCACACCGCGGCTACCACGGCATGGCCATGCCCACGGTGGAGCGCAAGATCCGGGTCATCATGGGCTGGATCCTGGCGTTCTTTATGGGCCGCGACACCACCCAGCTCATCGACCTCGACAACCCGCGCGGCGCCTTCGTCGCTGCTGCCACCCCGGCGCCCAAGCCGGCAGCAGCCCCTGCCCCCGCGGCACCTGAGGTGTCAGCCGCAGCAGCGAAGCCGGGCTCCGCTGCTGCCACCAGCGTGGACCCCAAGCAGGCAGTCACTGCAGACGCCAAGTAGGTTAGCCGCACCTGGGACCTGAGTAGCGCACTCTCTTCTGTAACGCCCGACGGCGGCTGTCCCCTGCGAGGGACGGCCGCCGTTGGCGTCTCCCGGCTCTCTTCGTTTTAGGGCCCGTCTTCCTTTTAGACTGGCAGGATGACTGGCGAAACGAACCTCCAGGCCCTGCTCGCAACGCTGCATCCCGTGCTTCGGGACGGCGAATACGTCTACGTCCTGTGGCCGCACGGCAGGCCGCTGGAGCCGGGGATCCAGGCTGCGGTGCGTGAAGCCGAGGGCCTGACGGTGGTCCTGCCCCGGGCGACCGCGGACAGCCTGGGGCTGCCGTACGACTTTGTGGCAGCCTGGATCACCCTGGAAGTGCACTCTGAACTGGAGGCTGTTGGCCTGACTGCCGCTGTCGGGAAGGCCCTGACGGATGCCAGGATCAGCTGCAACGTGCTGGCAGGCTTCCACCATGATCATCTGCTGGTGCCGGTGGCCGACGCCCCGCGCGCACTCGAAGTCCTCCATGAAGTGTCGGCGGCAAGCCGGGACCAGCCACGGCCCGAGCTGGTGCTCCGGAACGAAACGGCAGCGGACAGGGACAAGATCCTCGCACTGACAGCCGAAGCATTCGCCATCTCTCCCGTCACCGGCCTGCCTGTGGAGGGGGAGCCGATTGAAGTCGAGGTACTTCGGCAACTCTTCGAATGCGCGGAATACCTTCCCGAATTCAGTGTCGTCGCCGTGCTTGATGAGGAAATAGTCGGCCACGTGATCAGCACCCGCGGCTGGGTGGGCGACTACGGGCTCCTGGGGCTCGGGCCCATCGGTGTTACGCCCAGGCTGCAGCGTCACGGGATCGGCAGCGCCCTCATGAACGAGACCATCGCCAGGGCGAATGCGGCGGGGGAGGGCGGCATAGCCCTCCTGGGCAGCCCGGAGTACTACCCGCGGTTTGGCTTTGTCCCGGCAGCATCGTTTGGCGTGCTGCCGCCGGAGGACTCCTGGGGCGAGCACTTCCAGTTGCTTCCGCTGGCGCTCTGGCCAGGCGGGGTTCACGGGACTTTCCGGTATGCCGCACCACTGGCAGGCTGAGGACGGGATACCATTGACCGGGCGCCCCAGTAGCCCAATTGGCAGAGGCAGCGGACTTAAAATCCGCGTGTTGTGGGTTCGAGTCCCACCTGGGGTACACATTTTCCTTTCGGCGCAGTGTTCTCCCCGTGACGCCCGCACGGGATCCAGCATCATCCGGACATGAACGGACCGCAGTTGTCTGTTGATTTCGCATATGCAACGACTGTTATGAGGATGTGACCTCAGTCACTTATATCCGCACCGTATATGCACTAGCTTGAAGTTAAATCAGGAACACCTGATCATCCGCATCAAAGGCCGTTCGCACCTTTCGATCCAGGAGATTGTCAATGATTTCACTCCCCCCGGCGGCACCACGCGTTGCCAAGCTAACCGCTCTCAGCGTAGGTGTCGCCCTGCTGGCCACTGCCTGTGGTGGTACCTCCACCCCGACGGCGACCACGACGACCAAGCCGGCAGGCCTGTCCTGCCCGGCTCCTTCGGAAGGACTGAAGGCGCCGGTGATCCCAGCGTCGGGAAACGTGCCGCCATCGTCAACCACCACTGACACCCCCCTCAAGATCGGCACGCTGCTGCCGACCACCGGCGCGCTGTCCTACCTCGGCCCGCCCGAGATTGCCGGCGTCAGCCTTGCTGTGAAGCAGATCAATGAGGCCGGCGGCGTCCTGGGCAAGCCCATCGAGGTCATCAACCGTGACTCCGGCGACACCACCACCGACGTTGCAACGCAGTCCGTGAACAACCTCCTGAGCGCGGGCGTCAGTGCCATCATCGGCGCTGCCTCCTCGGGTGTTTCCAAGACGGTCATCAACCAGATCACCGGTGCCGGCGTGGTCCAGTTCTCGCCCGCGAACACATCGGTGGACTTCACCAACTGGGATGACAAGGGCCTCTACTGGCGGACAGCCCCTTCAGACGTCCTGCAGGGCTCGGTGCTGGGCAACTACGCAGCCTCCTGCGGCGCCCAGACCATGGGCATGCTGGTGCTGAACGACTCCTACGGCACCGGGCTGAGCACCAAGCTCAAGGAATCCTTTGAGAAGGCCGGCGGCAAGATTGTTGCCGAAGAGCTGTTCAACGAAGGCGATTCGCAGTTCAGCACCCAGGTGGACAAGGTCATCGCCGCCAAGCCGGATGCCATCGCCGTTATCTCCTTTGTCCAGGGCAAGAGCATCATCCCGCTCCTGACCGGCAAGGGCATCAAGGCCGAACAGATCTTCATGGTGGACGGCAACACTGTCGACTACAGCAAGGATTTCGAACCCGGCACACTCACCAAGGCCCACGGCACCATTCCGGGCACCACAGCCGGTGAGGACTTCAAGAAGGAACTGCTGGCTGTTGACCCGGCCCTGAAGGACTTCATCTACGCCGGTGAGAGCTGGGACGCGGCCAACCTCATCGCCCTCGCGGCAGAAGCTGCCAAGAGCACCAAGGGTGTGGACATCGCCAAGCAGCTGCAGGCCGTCTCCAAGGACGGCGAGAAGTGCTTCAGCTTCGCCAGTTGCGTGACGCTGCTGCGGGCGGACAAGGACATTGACTACGATGGCCAGTCCGGTCCGGTAACCTTCGCGGACAGTGGTGACCCGTCTGAGGCAACCATCGGCGTTTACGAGTACAAGGAAGACAACACCATCGCCCTCGTAAAGGAAGAGTTCGGCAAGCTCTAAAGACCGACCCCTCGTGAGGCAAAGGAACCCCGCCCGGATTCATCCGGGCGGGGTTCCTTTGTGCGTGGGCTGTGTGGCTAGCCGACTTCGTCTGCGAGAGTGCCGAGGTACAGCTGGATGACTTTCGGATCCTTCATGAGTTCCCGGCCCGTGCCGGTGTACGCGTCCTTGCCCTGATCCAGGACGTAGCCGCGGTCACAGATCTGCAGGCAGCGCCGGGCGTTCTGTTCCACCATGATTACCGATACGCCGGCCCGGTTGATCTCATGGACGCGGAGGAACGTCTCATCCTGCTTGACGGGGGACAGCCCCGCGGAGGGCTCGTCCAGGAGCAGCACCGCCGGGTCCATCATGAGGGCCCGGCCCATCGCCACCATCTGCCGTTCGCCGCCGGAAAGGGAACCGGCCCGCTGGGCGCGGCGCTTCCCCAGTTCAGGGAAGAGGCTGGTCACGAAGTCGAACCGCTCGGCAAAGGCCTTTGGCCGCTGGTAGATGCCCATCTGCAGGTTTTCCTCGATGCTCAGGGCGGCGAACACGTTGTTGTTCTGGGGGACAAAACCCACGCCCTGGCTGACCAGCTTGTTGGCTTTGAGCCCGGTGATGTCCTTGCCCCGGACAACCACGGTCCCTGAATGAACTTTAACCAGCCCGAACATGGCTTTCAGCAGCGTCGATTTGCCGGCTCCGTTGGGACCGATGATCCCGATCAGCTCGCCCTTCCGGGCCTCGATGCTGCAGCCGTTGAGGATGTTCACGCCGGGAAGGTAGCCGGCCACCAGGTTCTTTACGGTGACTACGGCGTTGTCGGACTGTGCCGGATTCGCGGCGGGGGCTGCGCTGGTTGCGCTCATTTTCCGTCCCTCTCTTCCAGTCGGGCCACATTTTCCGGGGCGATGATCCCGGCGTTTTCTGTGCCGACGATCGATTCTTCATCCGCTTCGAGTTCGGCTTCGAGTTCCTTGATGCCTTCGGCGTCGCCCAGGTCGACGTCGTGATGGGCGCCAAGGTAGGCGTCAATGACGGCGGGATTCTTCATGACCTCGGTGGGCGGGCCTTCGGCGACAATCTTGCCTTCGGCCATCACCACAACCCAGTCGGCGAT contains the following coding sequences:
- the eno gene encoding phosphopyruvate hydratase — encoded protein: MALIDAIHAREILDSRGNPTVEVEVLLSDGQIGRAAVPSGASTGEHEAVELRDGDKGRYLGKGVQKAVDAVIDQIAPALIGFDATDQRSIDQAMIDLDGTPNKGKLGANAILGVSLAVANAAAASADLPLYKYLGGPNAHVLPVPLMNILNGGSHADSDVDIQEFMIVPIGAETFSEGLRWGVEVYHNLKSVLQAKGLSTGLGDEGGFAPNLPSNRAALDLIQEAITNAGYTPGKDIALALDVASSEFFKDGAYQFEGKALSATEMSAYYAELVADYPLVSIEDPLDENDWEGWKTLTDTIGDKVQLVGDDLFVTNPSILQRGIDTKTANSLLVKVNQIGSLTETLDAVSLAQRAGFTTITSHRSGETEDTTIADISVATNAGQIKTGAPARSERVAKYNQLLRIEEELDDAARYAGRSAFPRFKG
- a CDS encoding septum formation initiator family protein gives rise to the protein MATRRPKVPKAASTRKSASDHAGEAAGTADIIRADFGGTQSGAGIGSAHTKATPPSGTPAKGSRGAAATRGTPAKDPPAAKARGSASAGGTTKGGDAQDHAQPIPAKAFSGRMLALAVVMIAITIMLAPTVKIFFDKRAELAALSDDIAARQVEGDRLRQQISRWQDPNYVKQQARDRINMVMPGETGYWVFGSELPAGTGSSQNAAAAQDPADLPWVDSLWESVRRAATD
- a CDS encoding DUF501 domain-containing protein is translated as MAAPVEARTAPEPEKSCQPSAHDLEVLSRQLGRPVRDVVEIPARCVCGNPLVAATAPRLGNGTPFPTTFYLTHPVITSAVSRLEAAGLMNEMNERLTADEPLAAAYRAAHEDYLAARAGIGERAGIGAVPEIDGISAGGMPTRVKCLHVLVGHSLAAGPGVNPLGDEAIAGISEWWTADRCYCAGAWDTAGEAPSRDLSRHGPQGLPDIVGRPAPVRRTAGAPEAGS
- a CDS encoding Ppx/GppA phosphatase family protein, producing MTRVAAIDCGTNSIRLLIADVDRSNGTAKLTDVVREMRVVRLGQGVDATGELAPEALERTFAATADYAALIREHGAESVRFVATSASRDARNRHVFVDGIRDLLGVEPEVISGDEEAALSFAGASSVLPIHDGDQVLVVDLGGGSTEFVLGTPNGVTAAKSVDIGCVRLTERHLHSDPPTAEQIAAAEADVDAAITRAGVDVPLERATAVVGVAGSITTITAHALRLPEYSPAAIHGAELPIATITAAAADLLAMTRAERAGLPYMHPGRVDVMGAGGLVWGRILERLQSLSAGRIVTATASEHDILDGIALSLN
- a CDS encoding S8 family serine peptidase, giving the protein MTRATARFHRTASALLAMALASVSLAAGLAFAPAAQADEVRDKQHWLAESGITKAWEVSKGAGVKVAVIDSGVDAGHPDLKGAVTGGYDASGAGTANGQKILGIKPEHGTLVATMLAGRGHQPATPSASPSPSASPVGPDGIVGVAPEAEILSVSTWLGSANPAGKNDQDQIPEAVRWAVDNGARVINISLGSTTPQWPQSWDAAFLYAEQKDVVIVAAAGNRIGGNLQVGAPATIPGVLTVAGLDRKGAASVDSSSQGISIGVAAPAENLLGGLPGGGYAEWAGTSGAAPIVAGVAALIRSKWPDMSAKQVINRIVSTAKDAGPAGKDPLYGFGVLNAEAALKDTVAEAAVNPLGSISDWIRVHRRGNLATPAPVPSSEVASAIPTLPDPTVPVAKAPSQRDSAIGGAVVIGSALLFVAVITAAAFQLRRAARDPGLAGEDPDTGVVDTVESGGKRS
- a CDS encoding NAD(P)/FAD-dependent oxidoreductase produces the protein MATTPELQDRPRVLVVGGGYVGLYVALKLQKKIANAGGIVTLVDPLPYMTYQPFLPEVAGGNIEARHAVVSHRQHLKQTELIQGSVTSIDHANRTAVVAPADGGGHIEIPYFDIVVAAGAITRTFPIKGLADKGIGLKTIEEAVALRNKVLERIEAASTITDPAARAKALTFVVVGGGFAGIECITEMEDLARAAVKNNPRIKQEEVRFVLVEAMGRIMPEVTAPQAEWVVEHLRSRGIEVLLNTSLDSAEGSLKLINLPDKTLAQEFEADTLVWTAGVQANPMIRSSDFPLEPRGRVRVLPDLRIAGDEGIIENAWAAGDIAAVPDLTGSGLPDGTCVPNAQHALRQAKRLAKNLWASRWEKPLKDYKHKNLGAVAGFGEWKGVANISLVGRIGLKGPLAWLAHRGYHGMAMPTVERKIRVIMGWILAFFMGRDTTQLIDLDNPRGAFVAAATPAPKPAAAPAPAAPEVSAAAAKPGSAAATSVDPKQAVTADAK
- a CDS encoding N-acetyltransferase; translation: MTGETNLQALLATLHPVLRDGEYVYVLWPHGRPLEPGIQAAVREAEGLTVVLPRATADSLGLPYDFVAAWITLEVHSELEAVGLTAAVGKALTDARISCNVLAGFHHDHLLVPVADAPRALEVLHEVSAASRDQPRPELVLRNETAADRDKILALTAEAFAISPVTGLPVEGEPIEVEVLRQLFECAEYLPEFSVVAVLDEEIVGHVISTRGWVGDYGLLGLGPIGVTPRLQRHGIGSALMNETIARANAAGEGGIALLGSPEYYPRFGFVPAASFGVLPPEDSWGEHFQLLPLALWPGGVHGTFRYAAPLAG
- a CDS encoding ABC transporter substrate-binding protein produces the protein MISLPPAAPRVAKLTALSVGVALLATACGGTSTPTATTTTKPAGLSCPAPSEGLKAPVIPASGNVPPSSTTTDTPLKIGTLLPTTGALSYLGPPEIAGVSLAVKQINEAGGVLGKPIEVINRDSGDTTTDVATQSVNNLLSAGVSAIIGAASSGVSKTVINQITGAGVVQFSPANTSVDFTNWDDKGLYWRTAPSDVLQGSVLGNYAASCGAQTMGMLVLNDSYGTGLSTKLKESFEKAGGKIVAEELFNEGDSQFSTQVDKVIAAKPDAIAVISFVQGKSIIPLLTGKGIKAEQIFMVDGNTVDYSKDFEPGTLTKAHGTIPGTTAGEDFKKELLAVDPALKDFIYAGESWDAANLIALAAEAAKSTKGVDIAKQLQAVSKDGEKCFSFASCVTLLRADKDIDYDGQSGPVTFADSGDPSEATIGVYEYKEDNTIALVKEEFGKL
- a CDS encoding ABC transporter ATP-binding protein; protein product: MSATSAAPAANPAQSDNAVVTVKNLVAGYLPGVNILNGCSIEARKGELIGIIGPNGAGKSTLLKAMFGLVKVHSGTVVVRGKDITGLKANKLVSQGVGFVPQNNNVFAALSIEENLQMGIYQRPKAFAERFDFVTSLFPELGKRRAQRAGSLSGGERQMVAMGRALMMDPAVLLLDEPSAGLSPVKQDETFLRVHEINRAGVSVIMVEQNARRCLQICDRGYVLDQGKDAYTGTGRELMKDPKVIQLYLGTLADEVG